TCAACTGGCCAGCCGCACGCCCCCGACGCCCAAGGAATGGCGTGCCCAGCGGCCCTCCCGCGAGGAATACGAGAAGTATCTGGAGACGGTCAAGGAGACTCTCCTCAAGGCGGCGGAGAAGGCGCGGGACTTTTACACCCGTTTCCCGCAGGATCCGAATGCCCCCCGGGCGCGGCGAAAGGAATATGAGTTTTTGAACCGGCTTTACAGCATGGGCCGCAAAGAGCTGGAGAACCGGATCATTGAGCTGGAAAAGGCACGGCTGGCCGAGAAGGACTTATCCGAGGAAGATCGTTTCGAGATTCGAAACAAACAGGTGGAGCGCCGCGTGCAAGCCGCGCAAAGCGAGGGCATGCAGGCCACGCTGGCCGAGCTGGAAAAAGGGGCGCGGGAGCTGCAGAAGGAATTTCCCCAACAGCCGGAGGTCTATGAGATGCTCTACTCCGTGGCCGCCAACGCCGAGGCAGCCAAAAGCCGCGAGCTGGCGCAGGAATTGTTGAAAGACGCGCGGGCGCCCCAGACCGTGAAGGAGCGTTGCAGCGGCCTGCTCAAACGGCTGGAGATCCTGGGCAAGCCGCTGGAGCTGTCCTTCACCGCGGTGGACGGCCGGGAGGTCAACCTCGCCAACTACAAAGGGAAGGTGGTGTTGGTGGATTTCTGGGCCACGTGGTGCGGGCCGTGCGTGGCCGAGCTGCCCAATGTGCTCAAGGCCTACGAGGAATTGCATCCCAAGGGATTCGAGATTGTAGGCATCAGCTTTGACAGCGACAAGGATGCCCTGCTCAAGTTTATCAAGGAGAAGAAGATGCCCTGGCCACAGTACTTTGACGGCAAGGCCTGGGGCAACAAATGGGGCCAGGAATATGGCATTACGGCCATTCCCACCATGTGGCTGGTGGACAAGCGAGGGGTGCTGGTGGACATGAATGCCCGCGCCAACCTGGCCGAAAAGGTGCGCAAATTGCTGGCCGAATAGGCCCGGCCTTATGGCGGTGGCGGCGGCTGCCACGCGAAGGACGCAAATCCAAAGGCCGCAAGAAAAGCCTTGGTATCAGCGGTCACCCGCACCGGCTGCCGGGTATGGGGCTGCTCGAAGGCCAGGTGGGTTGCGCGCAAGGCCAGGGGAAAGCGCTCCCGTGCCGCCGGCGTGGGCGGCTGGCCGCCATAGAGTTCATCGCCGGTGACGGGACAGCCAGCCGCGGCCAGATGCAGGCGGATTTGGTGGGTGCGGCCGGTAAGGGGCCGCGCTTCCACCAGGGTGAGGTGGGGATGGCCGGCCAGCACGCGAAAATGGGTCTCGGCCGGTTTGCCCCGCTTTTCGTCCACGCGCATGAGGCCCGGGCGCCCCGGCACGGGAGCGATTTTCTGGGTGGCAACCCATTCCGGTTGCGGGGGAGGCCGGTTCACCACCGCCAGATACACCTTATGCACGAGGCGATGTTCAAACAGATGAGTGTAGGCATCCACCAGCGCCCGTTGTTTGACCATCAACACCAGGCCCGTGGTTTCTGCGTCCAGACGATGCACGAATCGTAGAAACTTGAGCTGCCGCGCCCGGGCCCAGGGCGCGCCCGCCTGGATGGCCGCCATCAAGGCGGCGGTGAGGTTGCGCGAGGTGCGATTCCAATGCGCGGGCGCCAGCAGCCAGCCGGCGGGTTTGTCCATCACCAGGCACTGCCGGTCTTCATGGACTATCGGGATGCAGACGCGGCTGCGGCCGCGCCCGAGTTCAATCCAGGGCTCCCGCCACATAAACTGGCAAAAGCAATCCCCTGCCAGGGGGCAGGGGATTGGGCAAGGGACGACGACCAATCACGGATTACACCGCTTTGTCCCACGGGGCGCGTTTGGGCCGGTCAAGCCACGAGTTGGCTTCGGCGTCGCCAATGAAGCGCTCCTTCACGGGGTCCCACTTCAGGGCGCGCTTGTTCCAGTAGGCGAGGTTGCCCAGATGGCAGACGGTGACCGAGCGGCAGCCCACCTCGACATCACAAATGGGTTTTTGCCGGGAGCGCATGCAGGCCAGGAAGTCCCGCTGGTGATTGGAGCTGTTGTACAACTTGATGGGCAGGCCGCCTGGTTTGTACTCCGCATCAATGCCCTCCGGCTCGGCTTTGAATCTGCCGCGGTCCACACAAATCTTGCCTTTCTCGCCCACGAAAACCACGCCGAACCCGTAGCCCTGCAGACCGCCATGATACATCAGGGTGCCGTTGGCATATTTGTAGGTGAGGCGTTTGACGTCCTTGCCGTCGGGCGGGATGATTTCCACCGGTCCGCTTTCGTCCATGCCCAGGCCCCATTGGGCAATGTCGAAGTGATGGGCGCCCCAGTCGGTCATCATGCCGCCGGAGTACTCGCGGTAATTGCGCCAGTTGGGGAAATGGCTGTGCGGGGATTCCTTTTTCACGCCGTTCTCCTCCTTGACGACGCGGCGCGGACTGAGGACCGAGTTGTAGGGGCGCATGGGGGCCGGCCCCAGCCACATATCCCAGTCGAGATCGGGTTCCATGGGTTCCTCCGGCAGATCGCACCACTTGGAGGGCCCGCCGACGGACACATAGATTTCCTGGATTTTGCCGATGACGCCGTTGCGCACCAGCTCGCAGGCCTTGAGGAATTCGCGGGAGGAGCGCTGCATGCTGCCGGTTTGGAAGACACGCTGGTTTTTGCGCACGGCGTTCACCATGGCGCGGGCCTCGGCGATGGTCAGGGAGAGCGGTTTTTCGCAGTAGATGTCCTTTTTGGCATTGGCCGCCATGATGCTTTGGATGGCATGCCAGTGGTCTGGTGTGGCAATGCACACGGCGTCAATGTCTTTGCGCTGAAGCAGCTCGCGAAAATCCTTGTAGGCATCGCACCCTTTGTAGGTGCCCTGACCGGTATTTTTGGCGTAGCGATCTTCCACGATTTTCTTGTGGTATTGGAGCCGGAAGCCGTCGCAATCGTTGACGGCCACCACCTGAACATCGGCGCTGCCGAGCCAGCCACCCAGCAGACCGCGCCCCTGGGTGCCCATGCCGATGCATCCCATGGTGATGCGGTTGTTGGGGCTGACCTCCGCGGACCAGATATGCGAAGGCAGGATGAACGGAGTGGACGCCGCCAGGGCGGCCGACCGCAGAAAGCTGC
This DNA window, taken from Verrucomicrobiia bacterium, encodes the following:
- a CDS encoding redoxin family protein; the protein is MWTAFRQGCLALAMVGGLCVGQLQGAELSEAEKAWEEFQLASRTPPTPKEWRAQRPSREEYEKYLETVKETLLKAAEKARDFYTRFPQDPNAPRARRKEYEFLNRLYSMGRKELENRIIELEKARLAEKDLSEEDRFEIRNKQVERRVQAAQSEGMQATLAELEKGARELQKEFPQQPEVYEMLYSVAANAEAAKSRELAQELLKDARAPQTVKERCSGLLKRLEILGKPLELSFTAVDGREVNLANYKGKVVLVDFWATWCGPCVAELPNVLKAYEELHPKGFEIVGISFDSDKDALLKFIKEKKMPWPQYFDGKAWGNKWGQEYGITAIPTMWLVDKRGVLVDMNARANLAEKVRKLLAE
- a CDS encoding RluA family pseudouridine synthase; translated protein: MWREPWIELGRGRSRVCIPIVHEDRQCLVMDKPAGWLLAPAHWNRTSRNLTAALMAAIQAGAPWARARQLKFLRFVHRLDAETTGLVLMVKQRALVDAYTHLFEHRLVHKVYLAVVNRPPPQPEWVATQKIAPVPGRPGLMRVDEKRGKPAETHFRVLAGHPHLTLVEARPLTGRTHQIRLHLAAAGCPVTGDELYGGQPPTPAARERFPLALRATHLAFEQPHTRQPVRVTADTKAFLAAFGFASFAWQPPPPP
- a CDS encoding Gfo/Idh/MocA family oxidoreductase, with the translated sequence MSKHWSVNRRSFLRSAALAASTPFILPSHIWSAEVSPNNRITMGCIGMGTQGRGLLGGWLGSADVQVVAVNDCDGFRLQYHKKIVEDRYAKNTGQGTYKGCDAYKDFRELLQRKDIDAVCIATPDHWHAIQSIMAANAKKDIYCEKPLSLTIAEARAMVNAVRKNQRVFQTGSMQRSSREFLKACELVRNGVIGKIQEIYVSVGGPSKWCDLPEEPMEPDLDWDMWLGPAPMRPYNSVLSPRRVVKEENGVKKESPHSHFPNWRNYREYSGGMMTDWGAHHFDIAQWGLGMDESGPVEIIPPDGKDVKRLTYKYANGTLMYHGGLQGYGFGVVFVGEKGKICVDRGRFKAEPEGIDAEYKPGGLPIKLYNSSNHQRDFLACMRSRQKPICDVEVGCRSVTVCHLGNLAYWNKRALKWDPVKERFIGDAEANSWLDRPKRAPWDKAV